The following proteins are co-located in the Larimichthys crocea isolate SSNF chromosome XXIV, L_crocea_2.0, whole genome shotgun sequence genome:
- the si:ch211-10a23.2 gene encoding galectin-related protein B: MEEKDKKEHGEYIGEIKGGLRPSMKLVVMGIINKKPKSIEVILSSKPQEEDTEGDVGLQLKVNFTDKAVQRNARLAGKWGPAENTLSFFPFAPGESFKMEIVCEHQQFRILVDGQPLCGFSHRFSPLASLTALRVFGDVQLTKVA, translated from the exons ATGGAAGAAAAGGACAAGAAAGAGCAT GGGGAGTATATCGGAGAGATAAAGGGTGGGCTGCGGCCTTCAATGAAGCTGGTTGTTATGGGAATTATTAACAAGAAACCCAAGAG caTTGAGGTGATTCTGTCCAGTAAACCTCAGGAGGAGGACACGGAGGGCGACGTGGGACTTCAGTTAAAGGTCAACTTCACGGATAAGGCCGTCCAACGCAACGCCCGCCTGGCAGGAAAGTGGGGTCCAGCTGAAAACACCCTGTCCTTCTTTCCTTTTGCACCCGGAGAATCATTCAAG ATGGAGATCGTTTGTGAGCATCAGCAGTTTCGTATCTTGGTGGACGGACAGCCTCTCTGTGGATTCAGCCACCGCTTCTCCCCGCTCGCTTCCCTCACTGCCTTACGAGTCTTTGGAGACGTACAGCTCACCAAGGTGGCTTAA